A genomic stretch from Helianthus annuus cultivar XRQ/B chromosome 1, HanXRQr2.0-SUNRISE, whole genome shotgun sequence includes:
- the LOC110881329 gene encoding ethylene-insensitive protein 2: METDNMIAKSHPNTTHRLLPAVLPVLFIAITYVDPGKWVAAIEGGARFGYDLIVLMFVFSLAAVLCQYLSASIAVVTGKDLAQICSTEYDKVTCVFLGIQAELSMIALDLTMILGTAHALNLTFGIGLFTCVVLTSLDAFLFPVVSSYLECGKAKFICMWLAVVALFSYFFGVVTSQRDTSLSMGGMLTNLSGESAFALMGLLGASIMPHNLYLHSSMVQQDQGPTQISKGALCHDHLFAISCVFSGIFVINCFLMNSAANVFYSTGLDLLTFQDALSLMDQVFRSFMAPFALIIVLVLSYHTTALMWKFSGQSVLLNFFKLDIPGWCHHSTIRFISLIPALLSTWHSGAEGAYQLMLFTQVTVAILLPSSVVPLFRIASSRSIMGANKITQFVEYAIWVTYIGILGLVIVFLVEMVFGNSDWASNLRWTMWVPYLSILTTAIFSISLMLWLVVTPLKSASSVPDVPTWDNIQNAVPESTFVEEKQESPKEIQEMTFTNERDVDSARDFNLPDDLLDYDNGPRLTTIEENSSYTTPSLQQPEESPTIVESVSSPVSKKEIDDSVEKTLKIDGNLHLVKPPDCEPEDPPKMVSETGTGNETNQSPTYNGPGSFRSLSGKSDDTMSGPASLSKLAGLGRAARRQLATTLDDFWKLLFDLHGEMTQVAKNNKLDKLLGIDSKVNVKASPVITNVTSPVVTNMSSPEIDPVYGVQRGSTSLLTSYQQLLDAYTTNPGLNVMDPEKRYHSLRLPHASGPYMDQPATVHGYQIKSYINQTKQTSDYFQNQLEPVSPKSPPLVSSNYKSPVSVTKTQQNGLRPAKPPGFPDPVVSRNSSMQPERTYQNIQPVGLGPGPGPVENVHEKKYYSMPDISGLLPNREPKTIPERDGGSRYGTLGQSVYTGPLYRTGSISGYGGLSYSNLSRDAAAYHPVSSYGSRLGSGLGSGLGSDTWSMWSKQPSEQFGVAEKVNSVNPRPDLSAQEMTTPAVDSEANLIKSLRLCVFKLLKLEGSEWLFNQNGGLDEDLVDRVAVRERFLYEIEVNRVARGGGTKVDETEYNKYLVTSVPNCGDDCVWRIELIKSFGVWCMHRILELSLMESRPELWGKYTYVLNRLQGIIEPAFSKPRVPTSPCFCLQVPDTCQQRSSPPKSTTSFPPQAKPSRGKCTTAASLLDIVKNVETAISCRKGRPGTAAGDVAFPKGKENLASVLKRYKRRLLAVAPDGLSRSP, encoded by the exons ATTTGTAGTACGGAATACGATAAAGTCACATGTGTATTCTTGGGAATTCAAGCAGAACTATCTATGATCGCTTTGGACCTTACAATG ATTTTGGGAACCGCACACGCGCTTAATCTCACATTCGGCATCGGTCTCTTCACTTGTGTCGTTTTGACTTCTCTCGATGCTTTTTTATTTCCGGTTGTATCTAGTTACTTG GAGTGTGGGAAAGCAAAGTTTATATGTATGTGGTTAGCAGTCGTTGCGTTATTTTCTTATTTCTTTGGGGTTGTTACAAGTCAACGTGACACGTCACTGTCAATGGGCGGGATGCTTACAAATTTAAGCGGTGAAAGTGCGTTTGCGTTAATGGGTCTTCTTGGTGCAAGTATCATGCCTCATAATCTTTATTTGCATTCGTCTATGGTTCAG CAAGATCAGGGACCGACACAAATTTCAAAGGGAGCTTTATGCCATGACCATCTTTTCGCCATTTCTTGCGTTTTCAGTGGCATTTTCGTCATTAATTGCTTTCTCATGAACTCTGCAGCAAATGTGTTCTATAGCACGGGCCTCGATTTGCTTACGTTTCAGGACGCATTGTCTCTAATGGACCAG GTATTTAGGAGCTTTATGGCACCTTTCGCTTTAATAATCGTTCTGGTTCTTTCATATCACACAACAGCGCTGATGTGGAAATTCAGCGGCCAATCGGTCCTCCTTAATTTTTTCAAACTCGACATTCCCGGTTGGTGCCATCACTCAACGATCCGATTCATTTCGTTAATCCCCGCACTTCTATCCACATGGCATTCGGGTGCCGAAGGTGCATATCAACTTATGCTGTTTACTCAAGTAACGGTTGCGATTTTGCTCCCGTCATCAGTGGTCCCGCTTTTTCGTATCGCTTCGTCAAGATCGATAATGGGTGCGAACAAAATTACGCAGTTTGTCGAGTATGCAATTTGGGTTACGTATATCGGGATACTCGGGTTGGTGATCGTGTTTCTCGTTGAGATGGTGTTTGGAAACAGTGATTGGGCTAGTAATCTGAGGTGGACAATGTGGGTCCCGTATCTTTCCATTCTCACGACTGCGATTTTTTCCATCTCGCTTATGCTTTGGCTTGTTGTAACACCGTTAAAATCCGCAAGTTCCGTACCCGATGTTCCGACGTGGGATAATATTCAAAATGCTGTGCCCGAATCAACGTTTGTCGAAGAAAAACAAGAAAGCCCGAAAGAAATTCAAGAAATGACGTTTACCAACGAACGTGACGTTGATTCAGCTCGTGATTTTAACTTGCCTGATGATCTTTTAGACTATGATAACGGCCCTCGTTTGACTACTATTGAAGAAAATTCTTCTTATACTACACCTTCGTTGCAGCAGCCCGAGGAGTCACCGACCATAGTCGAAAGTGTGTCGAGCCCGGTTTCGAAAAAGGAAATTGATGATTCGGTTGAAAAGACGTTAAAAATTGACGGAAACCTGCATTTGGTTAAACCGCCTGACTGTGAACCCGAAGATCCACCGAAAATGGTATCTGAAACAGGAACAGGAAATGAAACGAACCAGTCTCCAACCTATAACGGGCCGGGTTCGTTTAGGAGTCTTAGCGGGAAAAGCGATGACACCATGAGTGGGCCCGCGAGTCTTTCGAAACTAGCCGGGTTAGGGAGGGCCGCTAGACGTCAATTGGCAACGACACTAGACGATTTTTGGAAACTTCTTTTTGATTTACACGGGGAAATGACACAAGTTGCGAAAAATAACAAACTTGATAAATTGCTCGGGATTGATTCTAAAGTAAACGTAAAGGCTAGCCCGGTTATTACAAATGTGACTAGCCCGGTTGTTACGAATATGAGTAGCCCCGAAATCGATCCAGTTTACGGGGTGCAACGGGGGTCAACTTCTTTGTTGACCAGCTATCAGCAATTACTGGATGCATATACAACGAACCCTGGACTAAATGTGATGGATCCTGAGAAACGATACCATAGTTTGCGGTTACCGCATGCTTCGGGCCCATACATGGATCAGCCCGCTACGGTTCACGGGTATCAAATCAAGTCATATATAAATCAAACCAAACAAACTTCCGATTACTTTCAAAACCAGCTCGAACCGGTATCTCCTAAATCGCCACCACTTGTTTCATCAAACTACAAATCTCCGGTTTCCGTGACGAAAACCCAACAAAACGGGCTTCGGCCCGCAAAGCCACCGGGCTTTCCGGATCCAGTTGTGTCCAGGAACAGCTCGATGCAACCCGAACGAACTTATCAAAATATTCAGCCCGTGGGCCTGGGCCCGGGCCCGGGCCCGGTTGAGAATGTGCATGAGAAGAAGTATTACAGCATGCCAGATATTTCGGGCCTCCTTCCAAATCGGGAACCGAAAACTATACCCGAAAGGGATGGTGGTTCGAGATACGGGACTCTCGGACAGTCGGTTTATACAGGCCCGTTATACAGAACCGGGTCAATATCCGGTTATGGTGGTTTGTCGTATTCGAATTTATCTAGGGATGCAGCTGCTTACCACCCCGTTTCAAGTTACGGGTCAAGGTTAGGGTCAGGGTTAGGGTCAGGGTTAGGGTCAGACACGTGGTCCATGTGGTCCAAACAACCATCTGAACAGTTCGGTGTAGCCGAGAAGGTCAACTCGGTCAACCCGAGGCCCGATTTGAGCGCTCAAGAGATGACTACACCTGCTGTGGATTCGGAAGCGAATCTTATAAAGTCTCTTAGGCTTTGCGTGTTTAAACTTTTGAAACTTGAAGGGTCTGAATGGCTGTTTAACCAAAATGGGGGGTTAGATGAGGATCTTGTGGACCGTGTGGCGGTTCGAGAAAGATTTTTGTATGAAATTGAGGTGAATCGGGTGGCTCGTGGTGGCGGAACGAAAGTTGATGAAACCGAGTATAATAAGTATCTTGTAACTTCGGTTCCTAATTGTGGTGACGATTGTGTTTGGAGAATTGAGTTGATAAAAAGTTTCGGTGTTTGGTGTATGCATAGGATTCTCGAGCTTTCGCTTATGGAAAGTAGGCCCGAGCTTTGGGGGAAGTACACCTACGTTCTTAATCGTCTTCAG GGAATAATCGAACCGGCATTTTCAAAACCGCGTGTGCCAACAAGCCCGTGTTTCTGCCTTCAAGTTCCGGACACATGCCAACAGAGATCATCACCGCCCAAATCCACCACCAGTTTTCCGCCGCAAGCGAAACCAAGCAGAGGGAAATGCACCACCGCCGCCAGTCTCTTGGACATAGTAAAAAACGTCGAGACCGCCATCTCATGTAGAAAAGGTCGACCCGGAACCGCAGCCGGTGATGTGGCATTCCCTAAAGGAAAAGAAAACCTGGCGTCCGTCCTTAAACGGTACAAACGCCGGTTGCTAGCCGTGGCTCCAGATGGGCTTAGCCGCAGCCCATAG
- the LOC110932991 gene encoding leucine-rich repeat extensin-like protein 5 produces the protein MAPFKFFFLSFLFALSLSDTGKVLADGPPPNFPIPGYLPLPLPPPSPPMLTPPQNSPPRRPLPSYIPIPPSPPQFVTPSAAAKKPIGLPRAANRP, from the coding sequence ATGGCACCATTCAAGTTCTTCTTCTTGTCTTTCCTCTTTGCACTCTCACTTTCCGACACCGGTAAGGTCCTCGCCGACGGCCCTCCACCCAACTTTCCGATACCCGGTTacctccctctccctctcccacCTCCTAGCCCTCCAATGTTAACACCGCCACAAAATTCACCACCACGGCGACCACTACCATCGTACATTCCAATCCCTCCATCACCACCTCAATTTGTGACACCTTCGGCCGCTGCCAAGAAGCCCATCGGGCTTCCTCGTGCCGCTAATAGGCCCTAG